In Brevibacterium zhoupengii, the following are encoded in one genomic region:
- a CDS encoding LPXTG cell wall anchor domain-containing protein yields MTTRRRFTLRSALLFMVLALASLIGLGPAMAQGPPASLGEVPMLKSSEAYGPGIWHHAPQGKTWYGSYRTFKGTQAYCIDAGKQSPLPKYFTDAKPEKITTAQTAWALHEYSGSKSAAVQAALSALARLDETIPHDHKVPPQKPGDLGKKFKGAAKQFSKISAEAKKLAGPYTLDVTLAPVLDMPVLEPYGKDAPGDGDFARVDDKDDDKEVQLPTTGDLSLSMSLTSASGNAVPGVPIKLDISGITDAPTTLTSEAEPVITVLKPEAPGTVTAKASASLAPETVLLYEPQKTKRVQRVITPDEPVEVSAQAKIDLVSQPRVSTEISDQTPEPGDSITDTFTVSGLVGDHTVTVEHELWQTGSTPELGKKNDDAEVIAEVTSENVGNGTHRSEAITVPEDFHGWMYFTETIAGDKSTKEWKGRHGQPRETGFVPWAPSAETKAVLDVTSVHDEVTVNGLRPGGEAVITMTAYHAESEPEQSKDISGEEIHSQDITVIGDENGTATVTSETIDMPVGWVTYVTTIQGNDDHLTWTSEWGIPAETVHRPPEDPSTPPAPPEPTPPEQPSTPPDEPTTPPAPPEAPTPPAPPAEPAPPEAPEPPVEPVADTPAAPTPPAQLPRTGTTGNGMLIGAGIFLIGLGATALIITGSRRNRE; encoded by the coding sequence ATGACTACTCGCAGACGCTTCACACTCCGCTCAGCTCTCCTCTTCATGGTCCTGGCTCTGGCCTCACTCATCGGGCTCGGCCCGGCCATGGCCCAAGGACCACCAGCCTCGCTCGGCGAAGTGCCGATGCTCAAATCCAGCGAGGCCTATGGTCCCGGCATCTGGCATCACGCGCCGCAGGGCAAGACCTGGTACGGCTCCTACCGAACGTTCAAGGGCACGCAGGCGTACTGCATCGATGCCGGCAAGCAGTCGCCCCTTCCCAAATACTTCACGGATGCAAAACCGGAGAAGATCACCACGGCGCAGACGGCATGGGCGCTGCACGAGTACTCCGGGTCCAAGTCGGCCGCTGTGCAGGCCGCCCTGAGTGCGCTGGCGCGTCTGGATGAGACGATCCCACATGATCACAAGGTACCGCCGCAGAAGCCAGGCGATCTGGGGAAGAAGTTCAAGGGTGCGGCGAAGCAGTTCTCGAAGATCAGCGCCGAGGCGAAGAAGCTCGCGGGTCCGTATACCCTCGATGTCACCCTGGCCCCAGTCCTGGATATGCCGGTGCTCGAGCCGTATGGCAAGGATGCCCCCGGCGACGGTGATTTCGCACGAGTCGACGACAAGGATGACGATAAAGAGGTCCAGCTCCCCACAACTGGTGACCTCTCACTCTCGATGTCCCTGACCAGCGCCTCCGGCAACGCGGTGCCCGGCGTTCCCATCAAGCTCGACATCAGTGGAATCACGGACGCACCGACAACCCTGACCAGCGAGGCCGAACCAGTCATCACCGTCCTCAAGCCCGAGGCACCAGGCACTGTCACGGCCAAAGCTTCGGCCAGCCTCGCGCCAGAGACCGTCCTGCTCTACGAGCCCCAGAAGACCAAGCGGGTGCAGCGAGTGATCACCCCGGACGAACCAGTCGAGGTCTCTGCCCAGGCGAAGATCGATCTGGTCTCCCAACCTCGTGTGTCCACCGAAATCTCCGATCAGACTCCCGAGCCCGGCGATTCCATCACGGACACGTTCACGGTCTCTGGTCTGGTCGGTGACCACACGGTCACCGTCGAGCACGAGCTGTGGCAGACGGGCTCGACGCCCGAGCTCGGGAAGAAGAACGACGACGCCGAGGTGATCGCCGAGGTGACCTCGGAGAACGTCGGCAACGGTACACACCGATCAGAAGCGATCACAGTCCCTGAGGACTTTCACGGGTGGATGTACTTCACCGAAACGATTGCCGGTGACAAGTCCACGAAGGAATGGAAGGGCCGTCACGGTCAGCCCCGAGAAACCGGCTTTGTTCCGTGGGCTCCCAGCGCCGAGACGAAGGCAGTCCTCGATGTCACCTCCGTCCACGACGAAGTCACGGTCAACGGTCTGCGCCCGGGAGGTGAGGCAGTGATCACGATGACGGCCTATCACGCGGAGTCCGAGCCCGAACAGTCGAAGGACATCAGCGGAGAGGAGATCCACTCCCAGGACATCACCGTCATCGGGGACGAGAACGGCACTGCGACGGTGACTTCAGAGACCATCGACATGCCCGTCGGCTGGGTCACCTATGTGACCACGATCCAGGGCAATGACGATCACCTGACGTGGACGAGCGAATGGGGCATTCCCGCCGAAACCGTGCACAGGCCACCCGAGGACCCTTCCACTCCCCCGGCACCGCCAGAACCGACGCCACCGGAACAGCCCTCGACCCCGCCTGACGAGCCCACCACACCACCAGCGCCACCGGAGGCACCGACACCACCGGCACCTCCAGCCGAACCAGCACCACCGGAGGCACCAGAACCCCCGGTCGAACCGGTCGCTGACACACCTGCAGCCCCTACTCCACCGGCTCAGCTGCCGCGGACAGGAACTACGGGCAACGGAATGCTCATCGGTGCCGGAATCTTCCTCATCGGCCTCGGAGCCACAGCACTGATCATCACCGGCAGCCGTCGAAACAGAGAGTGA
- a CDS encoding fumarylacetoacetate hydrolase family protein translates to MLDETTIAAIADDLAQAEKDRTKIGLLTTKYPDMTVEDSYAVQNEWRRRGEASGRRLIGHKIGLTSKPMQQATGISEPDYGAIFADQVYDTGSVIDHSQYSGVRVEVELAFVLKDELRGPDISLIDVLRATEYVVPALEVLSSRIEMEGRTIVDTISDNAALGAMVLGGRPVAVDAVDLRRVGALLYRNESIEDSGLSAAVLDHPARGIVWLANKLAEHGDVLQAGETVLAGSFTRPMWVSPGDTVHADYGDLGVITCRFK, encoded by the coding sequence ATGCTCGATGAGACAACGATCGCGGCCATCGCCGACGATCTGGCGCAAGCGGAGAAGGACCGGACGAAGATCGGTCTGCTCACGACCAAGTACCCCGATATGACCGTCGAGGACTCCTACGCGGTGCAGAACGAATGGCGGCGCCGAGGTGAGGCATCGGGTCGCAGGCTGATCGGCCATAAGATCGGCCTGACCTCGAAGCCGATGCAGCAGGCGACGGGGATCAGCGAACCCGACTACGGGGCGATCTTCGCCGACCAGGTCTATGACACCGGTTCGGTCATCGACCACTCGCAGTATTCGGGCGTGCGCGTCGAGGTCGAACTGGCCTTTGTGCTGAAGGACGAGCTGCGTGGGCCCGACATCAGCCTCATCGACGTCCTGCGCGCCACCGAGTACGTGGTGCCGGCGCTCGAGGTGCTGTCCTCACGGATCGAGATGGAAGGCCGGACCATCGTCGACACGATCTCGGACAACGCTGCGCTGGGGGCCATGGTCCTCGGCGGACGTCCGGTGGCAGTCGACGCAGTTGATCTGCGCCGTGTTGGCGCGCTGCTCTACCGCAATGAGTCGATCGAGGATTCCGGGCTTTCCGCGGCAGTCCTCGACCACCCGGCCCGCGGCATCGTGTGGTTGGCGAACAAGCTCGCCGAACACGGCGATGTCCTGCAGGCCGGGGAGACCGTTCTGGCCGGGTCCTTCACCCGCCCCATGTGGGTCAGCCCGGGCGATACCGTCCACGCCGATTACGGAGATCTGGGAGTCATCACATGCCGTTTCAAGTAG
- a CDS encoding MarP family serine protease — protein MALVDVIIIVLGIAALFSGFRQGFIIGLGTAAGFVVGWIVGRLLSPLVESLSKGTQAMENPGVVILLASMPLVLSVLFAFAGNGIGVWIKRSMDSELGQGIDSVGGTVTAGVVYVLVIWLAAGFIRTTPWVEPNRWVADSSVIAAFDQTIPYSSQNALGDISKGLKATGFPQVFAGQAEQIRGVGEPDTAMVDVGRGVEESVVKITTAATTCPAGSEGSGFVYSDGLVATNAHVVAGSTELAVQVGGKGRPYSAEVVEFDPEADVAVLRVPDLDAPALDFGNGLGPGDDSVVAGFPQNGPYTISPSRVREKIDARGLDIYDSNSVVREVYSVRGIVREGNSGGPLLDANGDVVGMVFARSATDDETGYALTRAEISDELQAGAQSRAPQPTGQCTG, from the coding sequence GTGGCACTCGTCGACGTCATCATCATCGTCCTGGGGATCGCTGCGCTCTTCTCCGGGTTCCGTCAGGGTTTCATCATCGGCCTCGGCACGGCTGCCGGTTTCGTGGTCGGCTGGATCGTGGGCCGGCTGCTCTCACCTCTGGTCGAAAGCCTGAGCAAAGGCACCCAGGCCATGGAGAACCCCGGCGTCGTCATCCTCCTCGCATCGATGCCGCTCGTCCTCAGTGTCCTGTTCGCCTTTGCCGGCAACGGGATCGGCGTGTGGATCAAACGATCCATGGACTCAGAACTCGGGCAGGGCATTGACTCGGTCGGCGGCACGGTCACCGCCGGAGTCGTCTATGTCCTCGTCATCTGGCTGGCGGCAGGTTTCATCCGCACCACTCCGTGGGTTGAGCCGAACCGGTGGGTTGCGGACTCATCGGTGATCGCCGCCTTCGACCAGACGATCCCGTACTCTTCACAGAACGCGCTGGGCGATATCTCCAAAGGTCTCAAAGCCACCGGCTTCCCGCAGGTCTTCGCCGGTCAGGCGGAACAGATCCGCGGAGTGGGCGAACCCGATACCGCGATGGTCGACGTCGGCCGTGGTGTCGAGGAATCGGTCGTCAAGATCACGACCGCCGCGACCACCTGCCCGGCAGGGTCCGAAGGCTCGGGCTTCGTCTACAGCGACGGACTCGTGGCCACCAATGCTCACGTCGTCGCCGGTTCGACCGAGCTCGCTGTCCAAGTCGGCGGCAAAGGCAGGCCCTATTCCGCCGAGGTGGTGGAATTCGATCCCGAAGCCGACGTGGCCGTCCTGCGAGTTCCAGACCTCGATGCTCCCGCTCTGGACTTCGGCAATGGGCTGGGGCCAGGAGATGACTCCGTGGTCGCCGGCTTCCCACAGAACGGGCCCTATACGATTTCGCCATCGCGAGTGCGTGAGAAGATCGACGCCCGCGGCCTCGACATCTACGATTCGAATTCAGTGGTGCGCGAGGTGTATTCGGTCCGCGGCATCGTGCGCGAAGGAAACTCGGGCGGTCCGCTGCTTGACGCCAACGGAGACGTCGTCGGAATGGTCTTTGCCCGGTCCGCCACCGACGACGAGACCGGATATGCCCTCACCCGAGCGGAGATCAGCGATGAGCTACAGGCTGGTGCCCAAAGCCGAGCCCCGCAGCCGACAGGCCAATGCACCGGCTGA
- a CDS encoding HpcH/HpaI aldolase family protein codes for MPFQVDLPQTLTQRVAKLGAGEHLAGMWVCSGSPVAAEIAAASGMQWVLIDAEHSPIDLQITTSLLQAMNGYPATPVVRVPVNDQVLIKQYLDLGAQNLLVPMIDTPADAEAAVRSVYYPPRGVRGVGSALARASRWNAVPNYLARAEEFVSLTIQIESATAVDNAAEIAAVDGVDAVFVGPSDLAASMGLLGQQTHPDVTDAVLRTFEAVKAAGKLVGVNAFDPDQARKYLDAGASFVLVGADVGLMMNGARAWAKTWVQD; via the coding sequence ATGCCGTTTCAAGTAGATCTGCCGCAGACTCTCACCCAGCGCGTGGCGAAGTTGGGTGCGGGGGAGCATCTGGCCGGCATGTGGGTCTGCTCCGGCTCGCCCGTGGCCGCGGAGATCGCCGCAGCCTCGGGGATGCAGTGGGTACTCATTGACGCCGAACATTCGCCAATCGACCTGCAGATCACGACCAGCCTGCTCCAGGCGATGAACGGATACCCCGCGACCCCTGTCGTGCGGGTGCCCGTCAACGACCAGGTACTCATCAAGCAGTACCTCGACCTCGGCGCGCAGAACCTCCTCGTGCCGATGATCGATACCCCTGCCGACGCCGAGGCGGCCGTGCGTTCCGTGTACTACCCACCTCGCGGTGTGCGCGGGGTGGGATCGGCCCTGGCTCGGGCCTCCCGGTGGAACGCGGTTCCGAACTACCTGGCTCGGGCCGAGGAGTTCGTGTCACTGACGATCCAGATCGAGTCGGCCACCGCAGTCGACAACGCGGCCGAGATCGCTGCGGTCGACGGTGTCGACGCGGTATTCGTCGGGCCCTCGGACCTGGCGGCATCGATGGGTCTCCTCGGGCAGCAGACGCACCCGGATGTCACTGATGCGGTGCTGCGGACCTTCGAGGCGGTCAAGGCAGCCGGCAAACTCGTCGGCGTCAATGCCTTCGACCCCGATCAGGCTCGGAAGTATCTCGACGCGGGTGCCTCGTTCGTCCTCGTCGGAGCCGATGTCGGCCTGATGATGAACGGTGCCCGTGCCTGGGCGAAGACGTGGGTTCAGGACTGA
- the upp gene encoding uracil phosphoribosyltransferase translates to MRLHVADHPLIAHKLSVLRDQSTDSARFRQLTEELVMLLAYEATRSVAIEDKEITTPVTTFTGTRLAEPRPVVVPILRAGLGMLDGMLRILPTAEVGFLGMVRDEETFEPSAYADRLPDDLSGRQIFVVDPMLATGGTLAMAIDFLLARGARDVTAVCLVSAPEGVERIEKDYAQSANVEIYTAALDEKLNEKGYIVPGLGDAGDRMYGIVD, encoded by the coding sequence ATGCGCCTTCATGTTGCCGATCACCCGCTCATCGCCCACAAACTCAGCGTCCTGCGTGACCAGAGCACCGACTCCGCCCGTTTCCGCCAGCTCACCGAAGAGCTCGTGATGCTTCTCGCCTACGAGGCCACCCGTTCGGTGGCGATCGAGGACAAGGAGATCACGACGCCGGTCACGACGTTCACCGGCACCCGTCTGGCCGAGCCCCGCCCGGTCGTCGTCCCGATTCTGCGCGCAGGTCTGGGCATGCTCGATGGAATGCTGCGCATCCTTCCCACCGCCGAGGTGGGCTTCCTCGGAATGGTCCGCGATGAGGAGACCTTCGAGCCCAGTGCCTACGCCGATCGTCTGCCCGATGACCTCAGCGGTCGCCAGATCTTCGTCGTCGATCCGATGCTGGCCACGGGCGGAACCTTGGCCATGGCCATCGACTTCCTCCTCGCCCGAGGCGCCCGAGATGTCACCGCGGTCTGCCTCGTCAGTGCCCCGGAAGGCGTGGAGCGAATCGAGAAGGACTACGCACAGTCCGCGAACGTCGAGATCTACACGGCGGCGCTGGATGAGAAGCTCAACGAGAAGGGCTACATCGTCCCGGGACTCGGTGACGCCGGTGACCGGATGTACGGAATCGTCGACTGA
- a CDS encoding PrsW family intramembrane metalloprotease, whose protein sequence is MSDQAGPGNGPDSQQNAHPGNPMPPRAQPPRVADPRNPADSPQQGMPPQGPPMQQGQMPTQGQGQMPPQQRPPMQQGPPMQQRPPQQGPPMQRPNNDRFRPRPQQPGPGTQGPGPQQPPREIPQPGMNPASRGQGNPHLGGPVNQPPMNQPPMHGQPPMQRRVYEQARFAPTVTQEMRVRAHMQAPQQVVSETPWTGAVRQSQPVEEPGSTANIVRLVIAILTVVGLFVGLLILALIGGLSFGLRLFALVALSAIPLIGIIAYVLWLDRWKPQPKILLGLCLLWGAVAAVILTLVFSIVGQVALFVAGVGTLPDAYGAVVEAPIVEETTKTVLLVVIVLAARRHFEGPLDGLVYGALIGAGFAFTENVLYLGGAWEQSGGDLLWTFIHRCLLSPMLHTTFSTCAGVTIGFAARKWQWWAIILMWLPGLLVGMLLHALWNGTMTALGQINGFASSIGLIILSTILTTSWVVLGLLLRRSERLHTQNMLGDYANTGWLTHSEVDMLATWKGRKFGKRWADSFPGGKEEMRTMIRTSGDLSTTRMRLLAGVGGQKERDIESFQLKKFSSARDRLLAASRSVVR, encoded by the coding sequence ATGTCGGATCAGGCGGGCCCCGGAAACGGCCCCGACTCGCAGCAGAACGCGCACCCGGGCAATCCCATGCCCCCGCGCGCGCAACCGCCTCGGGTCGCCGACCCCCGGAACCCTGCTGATTCGCCCCAGCAGGGAATGCCGCCCCAAGGGCCCCCGATGCAGCAAGGACAGATGCCGACGCAGGGGCAGGGGCAGATGCCTCCACAGCAGCGTCCTCCCATGCAGCAGGGACCTCCGATGCAGCAGCGTCCACCGCAGCAGGGACCACCGATGCAGCGCCCGAACAATGACCGATTTCGGCCTCGTCCGCAACAGCCTGGCCCCGGGACACAGGGGCCCGGACCGCAGCAGCCGCCTCGGGAGATTCCTCAGCCGGGGATGAACCCTGCCTCCCGGGGTCAGGGCAACCCCCACCTCGGCGGTCCAGTGAATCAGCCACCGATGAACCAACCGCCGATGCACGGCCAGCCGCCGATGCAGCGACGGGTCTACGAGCAGGCGCGGTTCGCGCCGACCGTGACTCAGGAGATGCGGGTCCGGGCACATATGCAGGCGCCTCAGCAGGTGGTCTCGGAGACTCCGTGGACCGGGGCTGTGCGCCAATCTCAGCCGGTGGAAGAGCCCGGGTCGACAGCTAACATCGTCCGTCTGGTCATCGCCATCCTCACGGTGGTCGGTCTGTTCGTCGGACTCTTGATCCTCGCCCTCATCGGGGGACTGAGCTTCGGCCTCAGGCTCTTCGCCTTGGTCGCGCTCTCGGCGATTCCACTGATCGGAATCATCGCCTACGTGCTCTGGCTCGATCGCTGGAAGCCCCAGCCGAAGATCCTCCTCGGACTCTGCCTCCTCTGGGGTGCCGTCGCTGCCGTCATCCTCACACTCGTGTTCTCCATCGTCGGCCAGGTCGCACTCTTTGTCGCCGGCGTCGGGACACTGCCCGATGCCTACGGTGCCGTCGTCGAGGCCCCGATTGTCGAGGAGACGACGAAGACCGTGTTGCTCGTCGTCATCGTTCTCGCGGCTCGTCGCCACTTCGAAGGCCCGCTCGACGGACTCGTCTACGGCGCCCTCATCGGTGCGGGCTTCGCATTCACCGAAAACGTCCTCTACCTCGGCGGAGCCTGGGAACAGAGCGGCGGGGACCTTCTGTGGACTTTCATCCACCGTTGCCTGCTCTCACCGATGCTGCACACGACGTTCTCCACCTGTGCGGGTGTGACGATCGGCTTCGCCGCCCGCAAGTGGCAATGGTGGGCGATCATCCTGATGTGGCTGCCCGGGCTGTTGGTCGGGATGCTTCTGCACGCTCTGTGGAACGGCACGATGACCGCGCTGGGACAGATCAACGGGTTTGCATCGAGCATCGGTCTCATCATCCTCAGCACCATCCTCACGACCTCGTGGGTTGTTCTCGGGCTGCTCCTGCGCCGCAGCGAACGCCTGCACACGCAGAACATGCTCGGTGACTACGCGAACACAGGATGGCTCACCCATTCCGAGGTCGACATGCTGGCCACATGGAAGGGCCGTAAGTTCGGCAAACGCTGGGCCGACAGCTTCCCCGGCGGCAAGGAAGAGATGCGCACCATGATCCGCACCTCCGGAGATCTCTCGACAACTCGGATGCGACTCCTGGCAGGAGTCGGCGGCCAGAAGGAACGCGATATCGAAAGCTTCCAGCTGAAGAAGTTCTCCTCCGCCCGCGATCGACTTCTCGCAGCCTCGAGAAGCGTGGTCCGCTGA
- a CDS encoding TetR/AcrR family transcriptional regulator gives MPRTADHEQRRSQIIDALLATAMNTGLGSVTIANVARSAQVSVGLVQHYFDSKDVLVQSAYGACLDRVGSRIEALIELGEHQRSPIREMIESALGQLLPVDEQRTAECRLRQEFLGFSVRNPRLAETARQRDSELLARLTTGIRNGMECGEVDPDHNAAASAKSLLTLCHGTAIRSLLTGSTDTESLSAAIGGIFTGECDRRPALN, from the coding sequence ATGCCCCGCACAGCCGATCACGAACAACGTCGCTCACAGATCATCGATGCCCTGCTGGCCACGGCCATGAACACGGGGTTGGGGTCGGTGACGATTGCGAATGTCGCACGCTCAGCGCAGGTGTCCGTGGGTCTCGTCCAGCACTATTTCGACTCCAAGGACGTCCTCGTCCAGTCCGCATACGGTGCCTGCCTCGATCGCGTAGGATCTCGCATCGAAGCGCTCATCGAGCTCGGCGAGCACCAGCGATCGCCGATCCGGGAGATGATCGAATCGGCATTGGGCCAGCTGCTCCCTGTGGACGAACAGCGAACTGCCGAATGTCGACTCCGACAGGAGTTCCTCGGGTTCTCCGTCCGAAATCCGCGCCTCGCAGAGACAGCGCGGCAACGCGACAGTGAGCTTCTCGCTCGCCTCACGACCGGCATCAGGAACGGAATGGAGTGTGGCGAGGTGGACCCGGATCACAATGCCGCGGCGTCGGCGAAATCACTGCTCACCCTCTGCCACGGCACCGCCATACGCAGTCTCCTCACGGGCAGCACCGACACCGAGTCGCTCTCTGCAGCAATCGGCGGCATCTTCACCGGCGAATGCGATAGACGACCCGCCCTCAATTGA
- the tadA gene encoding tRNA adenosine(34) deaminase TadA: MALALAEAALASEHDDVPVGAVVIDGSGSVIGRGHNRREVDQDPLGHAELMALRNAAEVTGRWRLDDATLVVTLEPCAMCAGAVVGSRIVRVVYGAFDEKAGAAGSVWDLLRDRAALHHPEVYSGVAASRCRDLLSEFFAAKRDRSAG; this comes from the coding sequence ATGGCCCTCGCCCTCGCCGAGGCGGCCCTGGCCAGCGAGCATGACGACGTTCCCGTCGGTGCCGTTGTCATCGATGGCAGCGGATCGGTGATCGGGCGCGGTCACAATCGTCGCGAGGTCGATCAGGATCCACTCGGCCATGCCGAGCTCATGGCCCTGCGCAATGCCGCCGAGGTGACCGGACGGTGGCGCCTCGACGATGCCACCCTTGTCGTCACCCTCGAACCCTGTGCAATGTGTGCGGGGGCTGTTGTCGGTTCTCGGATTGTGCGAGTCGTCTATGGAGCCTTCGATGAGAAGGCCGGAGCCGCCGGTTCGGTCTGGGATCTGCTGCGAGATCGCGCCGCCCTCCACCACCCTGAGGTCTACTCCGGAGTTGCCGCGAGCAGATGCCGTGACCTGCTCAGTGAGTTCTTCGCCGCAAAGCGGGATCGCTCCGCCGGCTGA
- a CDS encoding tRNA adenosine deaminase-associated protein, with the protein MSYFTEILAETSDGFRALDVDVRDASDLDSLVEMMQAAGSEDGESVAVIEHEDEWFGLVRVCTDNEIRVFLSDLRAVELSPFAEIFADFLDSQPDAYEAEPEEEFGLEEEAAEDDEDEGEEVEMLEFDADAEWGGDAEIYADRGVRAADLIEQVEKYRSDPARVVAHVGETVGFADQLQAAR; encoded by the coding sequence ATGTCCTACTTCACTGAGATCCTTGCCGAAACCAGCGATGGGTTTCGTGCGCTCGATGTCGATGTGCGGGATGCGTCCGACCTCGACAGTCTTGTCGAGATGATGCAGGCTGCCGGATCCGAAGACGGCGAATCGGTCGCGGTCATCGAACACGAGGACGAATGGTTCGGCCTCGTGCGAGTCTGCACGGACAACGAGATCCGCGTCTTCCTGTCCGACCTGCGTGCCGTCGAGCTCAGCCCCTTCGCAGAGATCTTCGCCGACTTCCTCGACTCTCAGCCCGATGCCTACGAAGCCGAACCCGAAGAGGAATTCGGTCTCGAAGAGGAAGCGGCCGAGGACGACGAAGACGAGGGCGAAGAAGTCGAGATGCTCGAGTTCGACGCCGATGCCGAATGGGGCGGCGACGCCGAAATCTACGCCGACCGCGGGGTCCGTGCCGCCGACCTCATCGAACAGGTGGAGAAGTATCGCTCAGACCCTGCCCGCGTCGTCGCTCACGTCGGTGAGACCGTCGGGTTCGCCGACCAGCTTCAGGCCGCACGCTGA
- a CDS encoding winged helix-turn-helix transcriptional regulator, producing MSNPEPAYAHPRSAAAIRRAGARLSAVDPQNPPHTFGPAGVVPSPKAARGIIVYIGLDESKAAADGTNLSAIAGELQAYAKELASQAETQAVIALAPEGRGNDIDAVRAVANGSPAATGTPAGTHGPVRSRIPNRVHPPALRREAEPSIGEAAPTGGFGSRFDGNFQNRTAERLRIDIPRREVRIDGDLIDVTTKEFDLLATLVSHADSTLPREELITAVWSGGEVPDERTVDVHIRRLRRRLGEYSSVIRTMRGSGYRYDTHPDVTVWSATAHR from the coding sequence ATGTCGAATCCAGAACCAGCGTACGCACATCCACGCAGCGCAGCTGCCATCCGTCGCGCAGGAGCCCGGTTGAGTGCAGTAGATCCGCAGAACCCGCCCCATACCTTCGGTCCAGCCGGTGTCGTGCCCTCGCCGAAGGCAGCGCGCGGAATCATCGTCTACATCGGTCTCGATGAGTCCAAGGCAGCCGCCGACGGCACGAATCTCTCCGCGATCGCCGGCGAACTGCAGGCCTATGCCAAAGAGCTGGCCTCCCAGGCAGAGACCCAGGCGGTCATCGCATTGGCTCCCGAAGGCCGCGGCAACGACATCGACGCCGTTCGCGCCGTCGCCAACGGCTCCCCCGCAGCCACAGGCACCCCGGCGGGAACTCACGGTCCGGTGCGCTCGCGTATCCCCAACCGCGTCCATCCTCCGGCCCTGCGCCGCGAGGCTGAGCCGAGCATCGGCGAGGCCGCACCCACCGGTGGATTCGGCTCCCGATTCGATGGGAACTTCCAGAACAGAACCGCCGAGCGCCTACGCATCGACATTCCGCGCCGCGAGGTTCGCATCGACGGTGATCTCATCGATGTCACCACCAAAGAATTCGACCTCCTAGCGACTCTCGTCTCTCATGCCGACTCGACACTGCCTCGCGAGGAACTCATCACGGCCGTCTGGTCGGGTGGAGAGGTACCTGATGAGAGGACTGTCGATGTGCATATCCGACGTCTGCGCAGGCGGTTGGGCGAGTACTCCTCGGTGATTCGCACGATGAGGGGCTCCGGCTACCGCTACGACACACACCCAGATGTCACGGTGTGGTCGGCCACTGCCCACCGGTGA
- a CDS encoding endonuclease/exonuclease/phosphatase family protein has translation MNQEYPQPRKTHSPAKGITALIFGVAYAAFLLLHHLLPARMGIALLVESILPWTGVFLALVLLMFLIRFSVLSAIGFLVPTVVWASMFGSAVIPAGDSGEADLTVATHNVGARLPEPTAAAQSLIDADPDIVTIQELESLSGKIIHKELDSSFDHSQVVDTIGVWSKWPMSEPEEVDLGLQWPRAFATTVSTDHGDIRFYSVHMPSVRPGHEAMRNAAIRRLATEVETDGAEHVIVAGDFNTATTDTNFSTLSPPLEDTRVEAGGGFGFTWPARFPVTRLDHVLYRGFETTSDEVLSRGSSDHRAVLAGLDLK, from the coding sequence ATGAACCAGGAATATCCTCAACCCAGAAAAACGCATAGCCCGGCCAAGGGGATCACTGCGCTGATCTTCGGCGTAGCCTATGCGGCGTTTCTCCTGCTCCACCACCTGCTGCCCGCCAGAATGGGCATTGCGCTGCTTGTGGAGAGCATCCTGCCGTGGACGGGAGTCTTCCTGGCTCTCGTGCTGCTGATGTTCCTCATTCGCTTCTCGGTGCTCTCGGCAATCGGTTTTCTGGTGCCCACCGTGGTCTGGGCCTCGATGTTCGGATCCGCAGTGATACCTGCCGGCGACAGCGGCGAAGCCGATCTCACTGTCGCCACGCACAATGTCGGTGCCAGGCTGCCTGAGCCCACAGCGGCGGCGCAGAGCCTCATCGATGCCGACCCGGACATCGTCACGATTCAGGAGCTGGAGTCTCTGTCGGGCAAGATCATCCACAAGGAACTCGATTCCTCGTTCGATCATTCGCAGGTCGTCGACACGATCGGGGTCTGGTCGAAATGGCCGATGTCCGAACCCGAAGAGGTGGACCTGGGGCTGCAGTGGCCGCGCGCCTTCGCCACTACGGTGTCCACGGATCATGGCGACATCAGGTTCTACTCCGTGCACATGCCTTCGGTACGCCCCGGCCATGAGGCCATGCGCAATGCGGCGATCCGCAGATTGGCCACCGAGGTCGAAACCGATGGGGCCGAGCACGTCATCGTCGCTGGTGACTTCAACACCGCCACGACGGATACCAACTTCTCGACCCTCTCTCCTCCGCTGGAGGACACTCGGGTCGAAGCCGGCGGCGGCTTCGGCTTCACTTGGCCGGCTCGTTTCCCGGTCACCCGGCTCGACCATGTCCTCTACCGCGGGTTCGAAACCACCTCAGATGAAGTTCTCAGCCGCGGCTCGAGCGACCACCGTGCCGTCCTGGCCGGACTTGATCTGAAGTAG